From uncultured Roseateles sp., the proteins below share one genomic window:
- a CDS encoding prepilin-type N-terminal cleavage/methylation domain-containing protein, with product MNVRRFNAPSRQRGIALVEALVGMLIFAFGVLGLVGLQASMTRAQTTAKIRADAAYLANDLFALVQTDHITRLPLYSDASCAGYSRCADWKRKVEATLPSAEIALVSNAGTGTVTVTLTWVQGDQDRNRYSTSMVWQQ from the coding sequence ATGAACGTTCGACGCTTCAACGCCCCCAGCCGCCAGCGCGGCATCGCCCTGGTCGAGGCACTGGTGGGCATGCTCATCTTCGCCTTCGGCGTGCTGGGCCTGGTGGGCCTGCAGGCCTCGATGACCCGTGCCCAGACCACCGCCAAGATCCGCGCCGATGCGGCCTACCTAGCCAACGATCTGTTCGCGCTGGTGCAGACCGATCACATCACCCGCCTGCCGCTGTACAGCGACGCCAGCTGCGCCGGCTATTCGCGCTGCGCCGATTGGAAGCGCAAGGTCGAGGCCACCCTGCCTTCGGCCGAGATTGCCCTGGTCAGCAATGCCGGCACCGGCACGGTCACCGTCACGCTGACCTGGGTGCAGGGCGACCAGGACCGCAACCGCTACAGCACATCCATGGTGTGGCAGCAATGA
- a CDS encoding GspH/FimT family pseudopilin has protein sequence MLIHGMPRRQLGFSLIETVVAMAVLAIVMAMAMPEAASWVQGLKVRNAAEGLRSGIERARMEALKTNGNVGFWLVADTSSKVPGNSCALSATAPTWVVSVTTPAGACAAEPSMTEGPRVVQTSGAVSGADTLKVVTIPAGGGAVSADRVRFNGLGQVIVEAGTIQIIDVEALNHDGRKLRVVVDTGGSIRMCDRDVASSDPRACPAAP, from the coding sequence ATGCTGATCCACGGCATGCCGCGCCGCCAGCTCGGGTTCTCGCTGATCGAGACCGTGGTGGCGATGGCCGTGCTGGCGATCGTGATGGCCATGGCCATGCCCGAGGCGGCGAGCTGGGTCCAGGGCCTGAAGGTGCGCAATGCCGCCGAGGGCCTGCGCTCCGGCATTGAGCGCGCCCGCATGGAGGCGCTGAAGACCAATGGCAATGTCGGCTTCTGGCTGGTGGCCGACACCAGCTCCAAGGTGCCCGGCAACAGCTGCGCGCTGAGCGCCACTGCGCCGACCTGGGTGGTCAGCGTGACCACCCCGGCCGGCGCCTGCGCCGCCGAGCCTTCGATGACCGAGGGACCTCGCGTGGTGCAGACCTCGGGCGCGGTGTCCGGTGCAGACACGCTAAAAGTTGTGACGATTCCAGCGGGAGGGGGCGCCGTTTCAGCGGACAGAGTGCGCTTCAACGGATTGGGTCAGGTAATCGTTGAGGCCGGCACCATTCAAATCATTGATGTCGAGGCGCTCAATCACGACGGCCGGAAATTACGCGTCGTTGTCGACACCGGCGGCTCCATCCGCATGTGCGACCGCGACGTGGCCAGTTCCGATCCCCGGGCCTGCCCGGCGGCTCCATGA
- a CDS encoding PilW family protein has product MQAQSRSRGLRQRGFTLVELMVGVTIGLLSTLVIASVLVYAENNKRSASTGSDAQINGGLAIYAIQRQLKMAGYGLATDGQVSGCVLRAQFGGVDVVGMPPTLAPVLITQGANDAPDTVRVLAAATPGFSLPVALGSPFYNPTGPGDQRTRMVVKSSVGFAAGDLLALVYGRDQPCQVFQASATDTGQITRSDSATWNGNQFPNAASADGAFLINLGTLSDLRFSVTADKKLRQTRFDLPTQADVVQDLQSNIVDLKALYGKDTDGDDVVDTFDAVTPVNNLGWLQVRAVRVAIVARSAQFEKEEVTTALPLWDVGKFASVAGATACGDSKCLTLKIDGTSDWKHYRYKVFDVLVPLRNQVWRGDFTTATPPPAPASGAGS; this is encoded by the coding sequence ATGCAAGCTCAATCACGGTCTCGCGGCCTGCGCCAGCGCGGTTTCACCCTGGTGGAGTTGATGGTGGGCGTCACCATCGGCCTGCTGTCCACCCTGGTGATTGCCAGCGTGCTGGTCTATGCCGAGAACAACAAGCGTAGCGCCAGCACCGGCTCGGACGCCCAGATCAACGGTGGCCTGGCCATCTACGCGATCCAGCGCCAGCTGAAGATGGCCGGCTATGGCCTGGCCACGGACGGCCAGGTGTCGGGCTGTGTGCTGAGGGCGCAATTCGGCGGTGTCGATGTGGTCGGCATGCCGCCGACTCTGGCGCCGGTGCTGATTACCCAGGGTGCCAACGATGCGCCCGACACCGTGCGCGTGTTGGCGGCGGCTACGCCGGGCTTTTCGCTGCCGGTGGCCCTGGGCTCGCCGTTCTACAACCCGACCGGCCCCGGCGATCAACGCACCCGCATGGTGGTGAAGTCCTCGGTCGGCTTTGCCGCGGGCGATTTGCTGGCTCTGGTCTACGGGCGCGATCAGCCCTGCCAGGTCTTCCAGGCCAGCGCCACCGACACCGGCCAGATCACCCGCAGCGACTCGGCCACCTGGAACGGCAACCAGTTTCCCAACGCGGCCTCGGCCGACGGCGCCTTCCTGATCAATCTGGGCACCCTGAGCGATCTGCGCTTCAGCGTGACGGCCGACAAGAAGCTGCGCCAGACCCGCTTCGACCTGCCGACCCAGGCCGATGTGGTTCAGGATCTGCAGTCCAATATCGTCGACCTGAAGGCCTTGTACGGCAAGGACACCGATGGCGACGATGTGGTGGACACCTTCGACGCCGTCACCCCGGTCAACAACCTGGGTTGGCTGCAGGTGCGGGCGGTGCGCGTGGCCATTGTTGCCCGCAGCGCGCAGTTCGAGAAAGAGGAGGTCACGACCGCGCTGCCGCTGTGGGACGTGGGCAAATTTGCCAGCGTGGCAGGCGCCACCGCCTGCGGTGACAGCAAGTGCCTGACCTTGAAGATCGACGGCACCAGCGACTGGAAGCACTACCGCTACAAGGTCTTCGACGTGCTGGTGCCCTTGCGCAACCAGGTCTGGCGCGGTGACTTCACGACCGCCACACCTCCTCCTGCACCAGCCTCGGGGGCCGGATCATGA
- a CDS encoding type IV pilin protein, producing MKLVASSAASPVAPQRGFSLVELMIVVGIIGILSAVALPAYNDYVRRGQLPEATSALSDYRVKMEQFYQDNRNYGTGTCATGASWGNFVRSGSKYFTYACALSNSGQGFTVTATGAAGSAIGHEYTVDHNGAMATTKFKGSSSTKACWLIKGDEC from the coding sequence ATGAAACTCGTCGCCTCTTCAGCTGCTTCTCCCGTCGCCCCGCAGCGTGGCTTCTCCCTGGTGGAGTTGATGATTGTGGTGGGCATCATCGGCATCCTCTCGGCCGTGGCCCTGCCGGCCTACAACGACTATGTGCGCCGCGGCCAGCTCCCGGAGGCGACCAGCGCCCTGTCGGACTACCGCGTCAAGATGGAGCAGTTCTACCAGGACAACCGCAACTACGGCACCGGCACCTGCGCCACCGGCGCCAGCTGGGGCAACTTCGTGCGTTCGGGCAGCAAGTACTTCACCTACGCCTGCGCGCTCAGCAACTCCGGCCAGGGCTTCACGGTCACCGCCACCGGCGCGGCGGGGTCCGCGATCGGCCACGAATACACCGTCGACCACAACGGCGCCATGGCCACGACCAAGTTCAAGGGCTCGAGCAGCACCAAGGCCTGCTGGCTGATCAAGGGGGACGAATGCTGA
- a CDS encoding glutamate synthase subunit beta: protein MGKVTGFMEYERIEEGYEPVPKRLKNYKEFVIGLKDEQAKVQAARCMDCGTPFCNSGCPVNNIIPDFNDLVFQGDWKNAITVLHSTNNFPEFTGRICPAPCEAACTLNVNDDAVGIKSIEHAIIDRAWAEGWVTPQLPKVKTGKTVAVVGSGPAGLAAAQQLARAGHSVTVFEKNDRIGGLLRYGIPDFKMEKDHIDRRVAQMQAEGVVFRTGVIVGNLPEGSKVTNWAKESISAEQLKAEFDAVVLTGGAEQSRDLPVPGRDLDGVHFAMEFLPQQNKLNAGDKIKGQLRADGKNVIVIGGGDTGSDCVGTSNRHGAKSVTQFEVMPQPPEVEDRPLTWPYWPIKLRTSSSHEEGCEREFAIATKEFLGEKGKLTGVKTVRVQWQGGKMVEVEGSEQVLKAELVLLAMGFISPVASVIDAFGVDKDGRGNAKAATENAQAYRTNVDKVFAAGDMRRGQSLVVWAIREGRQAARAVDEFLMGRSVLPR, encoded by the coding sequence ATGGGAAAAGTCACCGGCTTCATGGAATACGAGCGCATCGAGGAGGGCTATGAGCCCGTGCCCAAGCGCCTGAAGAACTACAAAGAGTTCGTGATCGGACTGAAGGACGAGCAGGCCAAGGTGCAGGCGGCCCGCTGCATGGACTGCGGCACGCCGTTCTGCAACAGCGGCTGCCCGGTCAACAACATCATTCCGGACTTCAACGACCTGGTGTTCCAGGGCGACTGGAAAAACGCGATCACCGTGCTGCACAGCACCAACAACTTCCCCGAGTTCACCGGCCGCATCTGCCCCGCGCCCTGCGAGGCGGCCTGCACCCTGAACGTCAATGACGACGCGGTGGGCATCAAGTCGATCGAGCACGCCATCATCGACCGCGCCTGGGCCGAGGGCTGGGTCACGCCGCAGCTGCCCAAAGTCAAGACTGGCAAGACAGTGGCGGTGGTCGGTTCCGGCCCGGCCGGCCTGGCCGCTGCCCAACAGCTGGCACGCGCCGGTCACAGCGTCACGGTGTTCGAGAAGAACGACCGCATCGGCGGCCTGCTGCGATATGGCATTCCGGACTTCAAGATGGAGAAGGACCACATCGACCGCCGCGTGGCGCAAATGCAGGCCGAGGGTGTGGTGTTCCGCACCGGCGTGATCGTCGGCAATCTGCCCGAGGGCAGCAAGGTCACCAACTGGGCCAAGGAGAGTATCTCGGCCGAACAGCTGAAGGCCGAGTTCGACGCGGTCGTGCTGACCGGCGGCGCCGAGCAGTCGCGCGACCTGCCGGTGCCGGGGCGTGACCTGGACGGCGTGCATTTTGCGATGGAATTCCTGCCGCAGCAGAACAAGCTCAATGCCGGCGACAAGATCAAAGGCCAGCTGCGTGCTGATGGCAAGAACGTCATCGTCATCGGCGGCGGCGACACCGGTAGCGACTGCGTCGGCACCAGCAACCGCCATGGCGCCAAGAGCGTGACCCAGTTCGAGGTCATGCCCCAGCCGCCCGAGGTCGAGGACCGCCCGCTGACCTGGCCCTACTGGCCGATCAAGCTGCGCACGTCCAGCAGCCACGAGGAGGGCTGCGAGCGCGAGTTCGCCATCGCCACCAAGGAATTCCTCGGCGAAAAGGGCAAGCTGACCGGCGTCAAGACCGTGCGCGTGCAGTGGCAGGGCGGCAAGATGGTCGAGGTCGAAGGCAGCGAGCAGGTCCTGAAGGCCGAACTGGTGCTGCTGGCCATGGGCTTCATCAGCCCGGTGGCCTCGGTGATTGACGCCTTTGGTGTGGACAAGGACGGCCGTGGCAACGCCAAGGCCGCGACCGAGAACGCCCAGGCCTACCGCACCAATGTCGACAAGGTGTTCGCCGCCGGCGACATGCGCCGCGGCCAGTCGCTGGTCGTCTGGGCCATCCGCGAGGGCCGCCAGGCGGCGCGCGCGGTCGATGAATTCCTGATGGGCCGCAGCGTTTTGCCCCGCTGA